One part of the Elusimicrobiaceae bacterium genome encodes these proteins:
- a CDS encoding PHP domain-containing protein gives MKIDLHTHSVFSDGTSSPEEVVYEARKAGVKLFALSDHDTTEGVLQAQTACQKQSIEWVSAVEISTREHDHLHFLGYQVDLQNSAFQQFLRTNRENRNNRIRKIISQLAQNGIDITEEDVFALAPHTVSRAHVADALRKKKIVSSRQEGFRNYLVPGQIGYVPSAGVTVVEAIQEIKKAGGLAVMAHPGLVQEVWDFPKWVEAGLDGLEVFYPAHSYTLKQELLKIARKYDLLATGGSDYHGPHASRNASVGMSIPTPYADRLLRKLLGK, from the coding sequence ATGAAGATAGACTTGCATACCCACTCTGTGTTTTCCGACGGCACTTCTTCTCCAGAGGAAGTAGTGTACGAGGCGCGCAAGGCCGGTGTAAAACTCTTTGCACTGTCCGACCACGATACCACAGAGGGGGTTTTGCAAGCACAAACAGCCTGTCAAAAACAAAGCATAGAATGGGTAAGTGCCGTGGAAATCAGCACCCGCGAGCATGACCACTTACATTTTTTAGGCTATCAAGTAGATTTACAAAATTCCGCTTTTCAACAATTCCTACGCACGAACCGCGAAAACCGCAATAACCGTATTCGCAAAATTATTTCCCAATTAGCTCAAAACGGAATAGACATTACGGAAGAAGATGTTTTTGCTTTGGCCCCTCATACCGTATCCCGGGCTCACGTGGCTGATGCACTGCGTAAGAAAAAAATTGTTTCTTCCCGCCAAGAAGGATTCCGCAATTATTTAGTACCCGGCCAAATAGGTTATGTGCCTTCGGCCGGCGTGACTGTAGTAGAAGCTATCCAAGAAATCAAAAAAGCAGGAGGACTGGCGGTGATGGCCCATCCGGGACTCGTACAAGAAGTATGGGATTTCCCAAAATGGGTGGAAGCCGGATTGGACGGCTTAGAAGTGTTTTATCCCGCTCACAGCTATACCTTAAAACAAGAATTGCTTAAAATTGCACGTAAGTATGACTTGCTGGCTACCGGAGGATCTGACTATCACGGGCCCCACGCCAGCCGTAACGCTTCTGTAGGAATGTCCATCCCCACTCCGTATGCAGACCGCCTTTTGCGTAAACTGCTAGGCAAATAA
- a CDS encoding NifU family protein: MKEQVQQVIDQIRPILQADGGDIQLVGVDEKTGIVTVGLRGRCGGCPAAQMTLKAVVERKIKEIVPGVTAVERV, translated from the coding sequence ATGAAAGAACAAGTACAACAAGTAATAGATCAAATTCGCCCCATTCTGCAAGCAGACGGCGGAGATATACAGCTCGTTGGGGTAGATGAAAAAACCGGTATCGTGACCGTTGGTTTACGTGGACGATGCGGGGGTTGCCCGGCAGCCCAAATGACCCTCAAAGCTGTCGTAGAACGCAAAATTAAAGAGATTGTTCCGGGTGTCACGGCTGTAGAACGTGTGTAA
- a CDS encoding SH3 domain-containing protein has translation MKKITAVVLMLGLVAPVFAQKYASVNTTKANIRTCAGTKCAVKWYAWKYTPLIMVKASSDKEWVQVKDFEGFSGWISSSLLSPNGGMSAKVDLNVRKGPGTSTEIVCTVEKGYPFKYISKKGSWIQVEDDPADKKQGKCRGWVYNQNLWGFFKQ, from the coding sequence ATGAAAAAAATTACAGCTGTTGTATTGATGTTGGGTCTAGTAGCTCCTGTGTTCGCTCAGAAATACGCGAGTGTGAACACTACGAAGGCTAATATTCGTACCTGTGCCGGTACTAAATGTGCCGTCAAGTGGTATGCGTGGAAATATACTCCGTTAATCATGGTCAAAGCCAGCTCCGATAAAGAATGGGTGCAAGTGAAAGATTTTGAAGGATTTTCCGGTTGGATTTCCTCTTCCTTGCTCAGCCCTAACGGCGGCATGTCTGCCAAAGTGGACTTAAACGTACGCAAAGGGCCGGGCACCAGCACAGAAATTGTGTGCACGGTAGAGAAAGGTTACCCGTTCAAATATATTTCTAAGAAAGGGAGCTGGATCCAAGTAGAAGATGATCCGGCCGATAAAAAACAAGGCAAATGCCGCGGCTGGGTATACAATCAAAACTTGTGGGGCTTTTTCAAACAATAA